The following proteins are co-located in the Theropithecus gelada isolate Dixy chromosome 19, Tgel_1.0, whole genome shotgun sequence genome:
- the GEMIN7 gene encoding gem-associated protein 7 gives MQTPVTIPVPVLRLPRGPDGFSRGFAPDGRRAPLRPEVPEIQECPIAQESLEFQEQRARAALRERYLRSLLAMVGRQVSFTLHEGVRVAAHFGATDLDVANFYVSQLQTPIGVQAEALLRCSDIISYTFKP, from the coding sequence ATGCAAACTCCAGTGACCATTCCTGTACCTGTGCTCCGGCTGCCCCGGGGCCCCGATGGCTTCAGCCGTGGCTTTGCCCCTGATGGACGCAGAGCCCCCCTGAGGCCAGAGGTTCCTGAAATCCAGGAGTGTCCCATAGCTCAAGAATCCCTGGAATTCCAGGAGCAGCGGGCCCGAGCCGCCCTTCGGGAGCGTTACCTCCGCAGCCTGCTGGCCATGGTGGGTCGTCAGGTGAGCTTCACGTTGCACGAGGGTGTGCGTGTGGCCGCCCACTTCGGAGCCACCGACCTGGATGTGGCCAACTTTTACGTGTCACAGCTGCAGACTCCCATAGGTGTGCAAGCAGAGGCGCTGCTCCGATGTAGTGACATTATTTCATACACCTTCAAGCCATAG